One window of Papaver somniferum cultivar HN1 chromosome 9, ASM357369v1, whole genome shotgun sequence genomic DNA carries:
- the LOC113312540 gene encoding uncharacterized protein LOC113312540, with protein MPKEGYRNSEGKPSKDTDNASITEAHISKYLEEHYGLTPPTANFTMQSPFTQGLLHKSMSINYKQPKFQLFDQSGNATEHVFRFLMSLNEHATNDSICLKEFGKSLTGAAFTLFVGLEENNISSWNEMRNQFMKKFYYRQKQLTISDICNHEFKPGGKYLDFAKSFRGECLRSSVKIPERELVKIGISRLPAELSFILAAVRLETFVDFEDACSRADDAAEFKAAEIKQWGHSVSYAKDEGTSGQGKRQSNFRDGKGYKRNTEANEVVETPDFPCPLEVAIELLEEWRKDGDKTLPSPTKEPTEQDKRHPRYCHFHQKVEHATNNCRTFKWKIHNRHRSGEVDFGTETHIQKHPLPRQACMITFAEPKAASEEVCVVSEEDNYEYIGATVAKKLLFAAFFDTLNFTEKQRQIAAIILSKIAANDEVSQYLDRKYPLPTDIITFSEKDRIADCDHTRPLYLTVGICKHRFKRAFIDTGALLNLIPLHITESIGVKEEDINKFATGIQGFGETTQQTIGTIRLKIQVGPIQASEPFYMMDVHPAYHLLLGRPWLHKHGIVPSTYHQCIKFILKGKQKRVPASTDPFATEEAHLTEAAFYNGLSEPSEVVTHIYSAPIPDWITTYANTADDNLVKRTQVHKNERMQFRKTTRPDGGHVYKR; from the coding sequence ATGCCGAAAGAAGGGTATCGAAACTCAGAAGGGAAACCTAGCAAAGACACAGATAACGCCTCTATAACGGAAGCGCATATTTCCAAATACTTAGAAGAGCACTATGGTCTAACCCCACCCACTGCTAATTTTACTATGCAATCTCCCTTCACCCAAGGTCTCCTACACAAGTCAATGTCGATAAACTATAAGCAACCTAAGTTTCAGCTGTTTGACCAGTCTGGGAATGCGACAGAGCATGTCTTTCGCTTTCTCATGAGTTTGAATGAACACGCCACAAATGACTCTATTTGTCTAAAGGAATTCGGAAAGTCACTCACTGGAGCGGCTTTCACATTGTTTGTAGGATTAGAAGAAAACAACATTTCATCTTGGAATGAGATGCGAAATCAATTTATGAAAAAGTTCTATTACCGACAGAAGCAGCTTACCATCTCAGATATTTGCAATCACGAGTTCAAGCCCGGAGGAAAGTATCTAGATTTCGCCAAAAGCTTCCGAGGAGAGTGCTTACGCAGTAGTGTGAAGATCCCCGAGAGGGAGTTGGTCAAGATAGGTATCAGTCGATTACCAGCTGAACTCAGTTTTATCCTGGCGGCTGTCAGGTTAGAGACCTTTGTAGACTTTGAAGATGCATGTTCTCGAGCAGACGACGCAGCAGAATTCAAAGCGGCTGAAATTAAACAATGGGGACATTCAGTGTCATACGCCAAGGACGAAGGAACTAGCGGACAAGGGAAAAGACAATCTAATTTCAGAGACGGAAAGGGATATAAAAGGAATACTGAGGCAAATGAGGTGGTGGAGACTCCAGATTTCCCATGTCCATTGGAGGTCGCCATAGAACTTTTGGAGGAATGGCGTAAAGATGGAGACAAGACTCTCCCGTCTCCTACTAAAGAACCAACAGAACAAGACAAGCGACATCCTAGGTACTGTCATTTTCATCAGAAAGTAGAGCATGCAACAAATAACTGCAGGACCTTCAAATGGAAAATCCATAATAGGCATAGGAGTGGAGAAGTGGACTTTGGAACGGAGACACATATTCAGAAACACCCGCTACCCCGACAAGCCTGTATGATTACGTTTGCAGAACCTAAAGCGGCGTCAGAGGAAGTATGTGTTGTGTCCGAGGAAGATAACTATGAGTACATCGGGGCTACTGTCGCAAAAAAGCTACTTTTTGCAGCATTCTTTGATACACTAAACTTCACAGAGAAACAACGTCAAATTGCTGCAATAATCTTGTCAAAAATAGCGGCAAATGACGAGGTAAGCCAATACTTGGATCGAAAGTACCCGTTACCTACTGATATCATCACTTTCTCCGAGAAAGATAGAATAGCGGATTGTGATCATACGAGGCCCCTTTACCTGACAGTAGGTATCTGCAAGCATAGGTTTAAGAGAGCTTTTATAGACACAGGAGCATTACTGAATCTAATCCCCTTACACATTACTGAGAGTATCGGAGTCAAAGAGGAAGATATCAACAAATTTGCTACTGGAATTCAAGGTTTTGGTGAAACAACACAACAAACAATAGGGACCATCAGGTTGAAAATTCAAGTAGGACCTATTCAAGCCAGTGAACCATTCTACATGATGGACGTACACCCAGCATACCATCtgcttttgggaaggccatggctGCACAAGCACGGAATTGTGCCCTCAACTTACCACCAGTGTATCAAATTTATTTTGAaagggaagcagaaaagagtaCCGGCCTCGACTGACCCTTTCGCAACCGAGGAGGCTCATCTAACAGAGGCGGCATTTTACAATGGTCTAAGCGAACCAAGTGAGGTAGTCACACACATCTACTCAGCCCCGATACCTGACTGGATAACCACGTATGCAAACACAGCCGATGACAATCTTGTCAAACGAACACAGGTCCACAAAAATGAACGCATGCAGTTTCGGAAGACAACTCGCCCAGATGGGGGGCATGTCTACAAACGTTGA